From the genome of Candidatus Hydrogenedentota bacterium, one region includes:
- a CDS encoding sulfite exporter TauE/SafE family protein: protein MESALTLVYFPTALLLGALHALEPGHAKTLTAAYLIGIKGTKRDAVLLGISVAGTHSIVVIALAALALWVGREAFADRAMYWLQVGSGAIVIVLGAWMLWKRWPRRLKNRGQVDCARADNDGDCHSHDHDHDHGHHGHHHHDHHGHANHHHQHHHHHGHANHHHDHDDMDEDEHARAHAATLPEYAKRGERPGILQILAFGAAGGMIPCPASVTVMLLALSIGKAAMGMLTVLGFSIGLALALVGIGVAVVISVNALGKNSRLTWVSKYAPAVSAGVVLLSGSMAIAFAQWHS, encoded by the coding sequence ATGGAATCCGCGTTGACGTTGGTGTATTTCCCGACAGCATTGCTGCTGGGGGCGCTGCATGCGCTGGAACCCGGTCATGCAAAAACACTGACAGCAGCCTACCTGATAGGGATCAAAGGCACGAAGCGCGATGCCGTATTGCTTGGGATCTCGGTGGCCGGAACTCACAGTATTGTGGTGATTGCGCTGGCGGCGCTGGCGCTTTGGGTGGGCCGCGAAGCGTTTGCCGATCGCGCCATGTATTGGTTGCAGGTGGGCAGCGGAGCAATCGTGATCGTGCTGGGCGCCTGGATGTTGTGGAAACGGTGGCCTCGCAGGTTGAAGAACCGCGGGCAGGTGGATTGCGCAAGGGCCGATAACGACGGTGATTGCCACAGCCATGACCATGACCATGATCACGGACACCACGGTCATCACCACCACGACCACCACGGCCATGCTAATCATCACCACCAGCATCATCACCACCACGGCCATGCTAATCATCACCACGACCATGACGACATGGATGAAGACGAGCACGCGCGCGCGCATGCGGCGACATTGCCGGAGTACGCAAAACGCGGCGAACGTCCGGGAATACTCCAAATACTGGCGTTTGGGGCTGCCGGCGGTATGATTCCGTGTCCGGCATCGGTGACGGTGATGTTGCTCGCGCTAAGCATCGGCAAGGCTGCGATGGGAATGCTCACGGTATTGGGATTCAGCATTGGACTTGCGCTGGCGCTCGTCGGGATAGGCGTGGCCGTCGTCATCAGTGTGAACGCATTGGGCAAGAACAGTCGATTGACATGGGTGTCAAAATACGCGCCCGCCGTCAGTGCAGGCGTTGTCTTGCTTTCAGGAAGCATGGCGATAGCATTCGCCCAATGGCACTCGTAA
- a CDS encoding acetylxylan esterase, with amino-acid sequence MRLLALLCVCGFVAQAGELDVLDVTIDGQPASQMMSRYLDGKAAQVFDKRRAGFAQTIATQESIAAHQQAAKDFYTQTLGGWPERTPLNSRKTGEGEGDGYRYEKYIIETMPGVYVTGVLFLPVGVTAPFPGVIVPCGHSVDGKGSEAYQRLSIQLAKNGMAAFIYDPEGQGERYYFFRDDKKPRYGTTIHHTLVGTGAILTGTSTAMYFIWDGMRAIDFLQSRDDIIKDKIGCTGNSGGGTLTSYIMAMDERVACAAPSCYITSFERLWATQGPQDAEQDMYGQVAQGLEHADFAIMRAPRPTLLCTATGDFFDITGTWTSFREAKRVYTQLGFPERMDLMEAPGEHGLAKPQREAILRWMSRWLKGVDTVITEPDFAVLTPEQIQCSPEGQVMWMEGARSLFDVNMERESRLAAQREGFWKATPKADAISRVRELIVAKRYEEIASPAITEAGPLKVDGASIDRVLLKPEDGIVLPALVFRPSGAAKGWVIYCNGEGKAADAQPDGPIATLVREGNAVLAVDLRGIGETQAVEKSKDWGELIGKGWPDYFRAYQLRRSLVGMWAEDIYACVRYCAVQAPEDGPVNLVAVGGATVPALHAAALQDGLFASLTLRNGIPSWSEVVRTPNAKQQLMNTVHNALAFYDLPDLKSSMESTKVTEEGTKVETF; translated from the coding sequence ATGCGGTTGTTGGCGTTGCTGTGTGTGTGCGGGTTCGTAGCTCAAGCGGGTGAGCTCGACGTCCTGGACGTCACCATCGACGGACAGCCTGCTTCGCAGATGATGTCCCGGTACCTGGACGGGAAGGCGGCACAGGTCTTCGACAAACGCCGGGCGGGATTTGCCCAGACGATCGCCACGCAGGAGAGCATTGCGGCACATCAGCAGGCCGCGAAGGATTTCTACACGCAGACCTTGGGCGGCTGGCCGGAGCGCACTCCGTTGAATTCTCGCAAGACGGGCGAAGGCGAGGGAGACGGCTACCGCTACGAAAAGTACATCATCGAGACGATGCCTGGCGTCTACGTTACGGGCGTGTTGTTTCTTCCGGTGGGTGTCACCGCGCCGTTTCCTGGTGTTATCGTGCCATGTGGACACAGCGTTGACGGGAAAGGGAGTGAGGCCTATCAACGCCTGTCGATTCAGTTGGCGAAGAACGGCATGGCTGCATTTATTTACGACCCAGAGGGGCAGGGCGAGCGGTATTACTTCTTCAGAGACGACAAGAAGCCCCGCTACGGCACGACCATACACCACACCCTTGTGGGCACGGGCGCGATCCTGACCGGCACGAGCACGGCCATGTACTTCATTTGGGATGGAATGCGCGCAATCGACTTTTTGCAGAGCCGCGACGACATCATCAAGGACAAGATTGGTTGCACTGGAAACTCCGGTGGCGGAACACTGACCAGTTACATTATGGCGATGGACGAGCGCGTTGCGTGCGCCGCTCCGAGCTGCTACATCACGTCCTTTGAACGGCTGTGGGCGACACAAGGACCTCAGGATGCGGAGCAGGATATGTACGGGCAGGTTGCGCAAGGGTTGGAGCACGCGGATTTCGCGATCATGCGCGCGCCACGGCCGACGCTGTTGTGTACGGCGACTGGCGATTTCTTCGACATCACGGGCACGTGGACCTCGTTCCGAGAAGCGAAACGGGTCTACACGCAATTGGGTTTCCCGGAACGGATGGACTTGATGGAAGCCCCCGGCGAGCACGGGCTCGCGAAACCGCAACGCGAAGCAATTCTGCGGTGGATGTCGCGCTGGCTGAAGGGAGTCGATACGGTCATCACGGAACCGGACTTTGCGGTGTTGACTCCCGAGCAGATCCAGTGTTCGCCGGAAGGCCAGGTGATGTGGATGGAAGGCGCGCGCTCGTTGTTCGATGTGAACATGGAACGCGAGTCCAGACTGGCGGCGCAACGCGAGGGATTCTGGAAGGCCACACCGAAGGCTGACGCAATTAGCAGAGTCCGTGAACTTATCGTCGCGAAACGATACGAGGAGATAGCATCGCCGGCCATCACTGAGGCGGGGCCGCTGAAGGTCGATGGTGCATCGATAGACAGAGTGCTGTTGAAGCCCGAAGACGGGATTGTCCTGCCCGCGCTGGTGTTCCGTCCGAGCGGCGCCGCAAAGGGCTGGGTCATTTACTGCAACGGCGAAGGCAAGGCAGCCGACGCGCAGCCCGATGGGCCTATCGCGACGCTGGTTCGCGAAGGAAACGCGGTGTTGGCGGTCGATCTTCGTGGAATAGGAGAAACTCAAGCGGTCGAGAAGTCAAAGGATTGGGGCGAACTCATTGGCAAGGGCTGGCCAGACTATTTTCGCGCCTATCAACTGCGGCGTTCGCTCGTGGGGATGTGGGCGGAAGACATTTACGCGTGTGTACGCTATTGCGCGGTGCAGGCTCCGGAAGACGGCCCGGTGAACCTGGTGGCTGTAGGCGGAGCAACGGTGCCGGCGCTTCATGCGGCGGCATTGCAGGACGGGTTGTTCGCTTCGTTAACGCTTCGTAACGGGATTCCCTCTTGGTCGGAAGTGGTGCGCACGCCAAATGCCAAGCAGCAGTT